One Ignavibacteriota bacterium DNA segment encodes these proteins:
- the sprA gene encoding cell surface protein SprA produces MSSSRDIYPRKEPGNAANDQATVLDFRYYPDRRGMFNYSPDLGTTLRPNRNWASVMKPLSVSAINLSKENINFIELWMQVNRAPVGAKMLIDIGAISEDAIPNRILNSEDLVVSSYPNGVLQDGEDVGIDMLSDGQEKLRYQAMIAAYPEMAGDPSGDNYAYNNSTVSTAQEDFSRINGTDGNKDGPSGRIPDTEDLNANGVVDLANSYYEYEVPLDTVPSRNPLIVGGGNKGWYQFRIPIRDYVLTVGTPSQENIEFIRVAFANESDTIAVRIADFNLVGNQWQKALADQNDTTFEVTVVNIEDNPEYQSPPFVIRERDRTRPDEEVYANEQSLALVVKDLPVGQSRQAVKFYTYRALDLFNYKKMKMFLHGDKNFVYIDENRYDAEFYFRFGLDSLNYYEYRAPIHAGWDGQNEVIINFEDLTAVKQARDSVRTISPPIPVKGGPPGAVYRVLGSPSLTQVVYLAAGIENPQGKGSGRPLSGEIWLDELRLTSVDDTPGWAYRFDTQVKLADLGSVAFNYSRVDPNFHTLEQRFGSRQLSTNWGMSAAIQAEKFLDENWAGTSLPLSYSHTESMAEPRYLPNSDVLVTEAATQTREKVIRAGGTEQAGQEAADAIVRESETRRVTDTYAAPNFRINLPSDAWYIRDTFNRLNFGFTYTKSTERSPSVVSRTSWSWNARIQYAITFPADAFIQPFRDLFEGIWLLDDYKDFKIFYAPSNFTWSISATRARDNSLQRAAGAQEIISRNFSASRQFGFGYKLTEGGLTNLSGDYSVSVESSLLDFELDQRKQQRPFSSILSDIFFGDKFINFGQDTRYGQRMSFNSKPNIPNLFNIKKFLDVSFSYGVDYSWQNTLTRGDIGKSAGWNSNINMTFNFRMKQLFDPLFEDKPGAPGAPQPPTGGRGRRGSVEGAALREQEGDTTRVADSTSSGGGLAKLVGQLTNLAKLFIKVPLLDYDNINVTFTQTNNTQNSGVVGRAGFLNFWGRIPFAQDADPKNGPSRLYQLGLISDPAGSLTNFGTRPKFPWFGWDVEQGLRAPGGVLVNNFRQNNRLALKTSRGLWEGARLDLNWTVGWAYNRSQNITTDSVYGIPTVFNTTTSGSVDRSFLTFPDVLFLGSFKTSLKEVSKRYGELKNDKDNTKSDEEKLNQAFEEGFEALPFMRKVFGDFAPRVNWALRWDGLEKLPLFQKFVTRLSLDHSYNSNFTRQYQNRPGGGGERTDGQRVMYGFSPLIGANFTFKELWKGSFGANLRYNSTTSYDLTTSSRNIVEALSQEISVTASYARRGFEIPFFGLALNNDVDMSFSYSVTKNSRVTYDVSKLDVNVTGTPLEGTTRTVIEPRIKYVLSLRVNASVYYRYTKIAPDDSGSRIPGSTTNEAGLDIHISIQ; encoded by the coding sequence ATGTCAAGCTCACGAGATATCTACCCGCGTAAGGAACCCGGGAACGCGGCGAACGATCAGGCGACGGTGCTGGATTTCCGGTATTATCCGGACCGACGGGGTATGTTCAATTACAGTCCTGACCTTGGCACCACGCTGCGCCCGAACAGGAACTGGGCGAGCGTGATGAAGCCGCTGTCGGTCTCCGCGATCAACCTGTCGAAGGAGAACATCAACTTCATCGAACTCTGGATGCAGGTGAACCGGGCCCCCGTCGGAGCAAAGATGCTGATCGATATCGGCGCCATCAGCGAAGACGCGATCCCGAACCGCATCCTGAATTCCGAAGACCTCGTCGTCAGTTCCTATCCGAACGGTGTGCTCCAGGATGGAGAGGACGTCGGTATCGATATGCTTTCCGATGGTCAGGAGAAGCTGCGCTATCAGGCCATGATCGCGGCCTACCCGGAGATGGCCGGGGACCCCAGCGGCGACAACTATGCGTACAACAATTCCACGGTAAGTACCGCGCAGGAGGATTTTTCGCGCATCAACGGCACTGACGGCAACAAGGACGGCCCGAGCGGGCGCATCCCGGACACCGAAGACCTCAACGCCAACGGCGTCGTGGACCTCGCGAACTCGTACTACGAGTATGAGGTCCCCCTTGATACCGTGCCGTCACGCAATCCCCTGATCGTTGGCGGTGGGAACAAGGGATGGTACCAGTTCAGGATCCCCATCCGCGACTACGTCCTCACGGTCGGCACACCGTCGCAGGAAAACATCGAGTTCATTCGTGTTGCCTTCGCAAACGAGTCCGACACGATCGCGGTACGCATCGCGGACTTCAACCTCGTCGGCAACCAGTGGCAGAAGGCCCTTGCGGATCAGAACGACACCACGTTCGAAGTGACGGTCGTGAATATCGAGGACAATCCCGAGTACCAGAGCCCGCCGTTCGTTATCCGCGAACGCGACCGGACACGTCCCGATGAAGAAGTGTACGCCAACGAGCAGTCGCTCGCGCTCGTCGTGAAGGACCTCCCGGTGGGGCAGTCGCGACAGGCGGTGAAGTTCTATACGTATCGCGCATTGGACCTCTTCAATTACAAGAAGATGAAGATGTTCCTGCACGGCGATAAGAACTTTGTCTACATCGATGAGAACCGGTATGATGCCGAGTTCTACTTCCGGTTCGGTCTCGACAGTTTGAACTACTACGAATACCGCGCGCCGATCCACGCGGGGTGGGACGGGCAGAATGAGGTGATCATCAATTTTGAAGACCTCACTGCCGTGAAGCAGGCACGGGATTCCGTGAGGACCATATCCCCCCCGATCCCCGTGAAGGGCGGCCCTCCGGGTGCGGTCTATCGTGTGCTCGGCAGTCCGTCGTTGACGCAGGTCGTCTATCTTGCCGCAGGCATCGAGAACCCGCAAGGGAAGGGATCAGGACGTCCGTTGTCGGGGGAGATCTGGCTGGATGAATTGCGGTTGACATCGGTGGATGACACGCCGGGATGGGCCTACAGGTTCGACACCCAGGTGAAACTCGCCGACCTCGGATCGGTGGCCTTCAATTATTCGCGGGTCGACCCGAACTTCCACACGCTGGAGCAGCGCTTCGGTTCGCGTCAGCTCTCGACGAACTGGGGTATGAGCGCAGCGATCCAGGCCGAGAAATTCCTGGATGAGAACTGGGCCGGTACCTCGCTGCCCCTGTCGTATTCGCATACCGAGAGTATGGCCGAACCGCGCTATCTGCCGAATTCGGACGTGCTCGTGACCGAGGCGGCGACGCAGACGCGGGAGAAGGTCATCCGTGCGGGGGGGACGGAACAGGCCGGGCAGGAAGCGGCGGATGCGATCGTCCGCGAATCGGAGACGCGCCGCGTGACCGACACCTATGCCGCGCCGAACTTCCGGATCAATCTTCCGTCGGATGCCTGGTACATCCGCGACACGTTCAACAGGCTCAACTTCGGATTCACGTATACGAAATCCACGGAGCGGAGCCCCTCGGTGGTGTCCCGCACATCCTGGTCCTGGAACGCGCGCATCCAGTACGCGATCACCTTCCCGGCAGATGCGTTCATCCAGCCCTTCCGCGACCTCTTTGAGGGCATCTGGTTGCTGGACGACTACAAGGATTTCAAGATCTTCTATGCTCCGTCCAATTTCACCTGGTCGATCAGCGCCACCCGTGCGCGCGACAATTCCCTGCAGCGTGCGGCCGGGGCGCAGGAGATCATCTCGCGCAATTTCTCGGCCTCGCGGCAGTTCGGATTCGGCTACAAGCTGACCGAAGGCGGGCTCACGAACCTGTCGGGCGATTACAGCGTCAGCGTGGAATCCAGCCTTCTGGATTTCGAGCTCGATCAGCGGAAGCAGCAGCGGCCGTTCTCGTCGATCCTGAGCGATATCTTCTTCGGCGACAAGTTCATCAACTTCGGGCAGGATACGCGCTACGGGCAGCGGATGTCGTTCAATTCCAAACCCAACATCCCGAACCTGTTCAACATCAAGAAATTCCTGGATGTGTCGTTTTCCTATGGCGTGGATTACTCATGGCAGAACACCCTGACGCGCGGTGATATCGGGAAATCGGCCGGATGGAATTCGAACATCAACATGACGTTCAACTTCCGGATGAAGCAGTTGTTCGATCCGCTCTTCGAGGATAAGCCGGGTGCGCCTGGAGCGCCCCAGCCTCCCACAGGCGGACGCGGCAGGCGTGGCAGCGTGGAAGGGGCAGCGTTGCGCGAACAGGAAGGCGATACGACGCGCGTCGCAGATTCGACGAGCTCAGGGGGCGGCCTCGCAAAGTTGGTCGGCCAGTTGACGAACCTCGCGAAGCTGTTCATCAAGGTGCCGCTCCTGGATTACGACAACATCAACGTCACCTTCACCCAGACGAACAACACGCAGAACAGCGGCGTGGTGGGCCGTGCAGGATTCCTGAACTTCTGGGGGCGTATCCCGTTCGCGCAGGATGCCGATCCGAAGAACGGACCGTCGCGCCTCTATCAGCTTGGCCTGATCTCCGACCCGGCAGGTTCGCTCACGAACTTCGGCACCCGGCCAAAATTCCCCTGGTTCGGATGGGATGTGGAGCAGGGCCTCAGGGCACCCGGGGGCGTGCTCGTGAACAATTTCCGCCAGAACAACCGGCTGGCATTGAAGACCTCACGCGGACTCTGGGAAGGCGCGCGTCTGGACCTGAACTGGACCGTCGGATGGGCGTACAACAGGTCGCAGAACATCACCACCGACTCGGTCTATGGTATTCCGACAGTGTTCAATACGACCACGTCAGGGAGTGTGGATCGTTCCTTCCTGACGTTCCCGGACGTCCTCTTCCTCGGGTCCTTCAAGACGAGCCTCAAGGAGGTCAGCAAGCGGTATGGTGAACTGAAGAACGACAAAGACAACACCAAGAGCGACGAAGAGAAGCTGAATCAGGCGTTCGAAGAAGGATTTGAGGCGCTGCCGTTCATGCGGAAGGTCTTCGGCGATTTTGCTCCGCGTGTGAACTGGGCGTTGCGGTGGGATGGCCTCGAAAAACTGCCGTTGTTCCAGAAGTTCGTCACCCGCCTGTCGCTGGACCATTCGTACAACTCGAACTTTACGCGCCAGTATCAGAACCGGCCGGGTGGTGGCGGCGAGCGGACCGACGGGCAGCGCGTGATGTATGGGTTTTCGCCGCTCATCGGCGCGAACTTCACGTTCAAGGAGCTGTGGAAGGGCTCATTCGGCGCGAATTTGCGCTATAACTCGACGACCTCGTACGACCTGACCACATCATCGCGCAACATCGTGGAAGCCCTTTCGCAGGAGATCTCGGTGACGGCCTCTTATGCCCGGCGCGGGTTCGAGATCCCGTTCTTTGGCCTGGCATTGAACAATGACGTGGATATGAGCTTCTCGTATTCGGTCACCAAGAACTCCCGCGTGACCTACGATGTTTCAAAGTTGGATGTGAATGTGACGGGAACCCCGTTGGAGGGGACCACCCGAACGGTGATCGAGCCCCGTATCAAATACGTGCTCAGTCTCCGGGTGAATGCATCCGTGTACTACCGGTACACCAAGATCGCACCGGACGACTCCGGTTCACGTATCCCCGGCAGCACGACCAACGAGGCCGGTCTGGATATCCATATCTCCATCCAGTAG
- a CDS encoding bifunctional response regulator/alkaline phosphatase family protein: MEESKGRVLWVDDEIDLLRSHVAFLRERGYHVETVTNGEDAVALVRENLYDLVFLDEMMPGMGGLKTLAGIKDLQPAVPVVMITKNEEESLMEEAIGGKISDYLTKPVNPSQVLMACKKFLEGRKITGAALSKDYIKEFNEIALALNTGPDYKEWIDIYTRLVGWGLEFDKHPELGLKQTLSDQMRECNLAFGKYVERNYRDWVEQTGGRPPLSPEIVDRYVLPELQTGRSVVFFVIDCMRLDQWLVFEELLQEYFTIAREYYYSILPTATPYSRNAIFSGSYPCDVELRHPDLWDKNEDDESSRNRYERQFLEKLLERRKVILKPEPKYIKILDPEFGRSIESTISSYTQSRLTSIVVNFVDMLAHGRSDSSLLKEIAPDESAYRSLTRSWFVHSSLFGMLKTLSRHKNVTVILTTDHGSIRSLRGSKVLGDREASTNLRYKYGRNLKCDEKAAIFVKNPHDFKLPNRGVAANYIIAKEDFYFVYPTDYHKYLNQYRDSFQHGGVSMEEMILPVIRMEPRG, encoded by the coding sequence ATGGAAGAGTCCAAGGGACGGGTGCTGTGGGTCGATGATGAGATCGATCTGCTGCGTTCCCACGTTGCGTTCCTCCGCGAACGCGGGTACCACGTCGAGACCGTGACGAACGGTGAGGATGCGGTTGCCCTCGTCCGGGAGAACCTGTACGACCTTGTCTTCCTCGATGAGATGATGCCGGGCATGGGTGGCCTGAAGACGCTTGCCGGGATCAAGGACCTGCAGCCGGCGGTGCCGGTGGTCATGATCACCAAGAACGAAGAAGAGTCGCTGATGGAAGAGGCCATCGGCGGGAAGATCAGCGACTACCTCACGAAGCCCGTGAATCCGAGCCAGGTCCTGATGGCGTGCAAGAAATTCCTGGAGGGACGGAAGATCACCGGTGCGGCACTCTCGAAGGACTATATCAAAGAGTTCAACGAGATCGCTCTCGCGCTGAATACCGGGCCGGATTATAAGGAGTGGATCGATATCTACACCCGGCTCGTAGGCTGGGGGCTGGAGTTCGACAAGCACCCGGAACTCGGATTGAAGCAAACGCTCAGCGATCAGATGCGTGAGTGCAATCTCGCCTTCGGGAAGTACGTCGAGCGCAACTACCGTGATTGGGTGGAACAGACCGGTGGACGCCCCCCGCTGTCGCCCGAGATCGTGGATCGCTACGTGTTGCCGGAGTTGCAGACCGGGCGTTCCGTGGTGTTCTTCGTGATCGATTGCATGCGGCTCGACCAGTGGCTGGTGTTCGAAGAGCTGTTGCAGGAGTACTTCACGATCGCGCGGGAGTATTACTACAGCATCCTGCCGACCGCGACGCCGTATTCCCGCAATGCCATCTTCAGCGGTTCGTATCCGTGCGACGTCGAACTGCGGCATCCTGACCTCTGGGACAAGAATGAGGATGATGAGAGCAGCCGGAACAGGTATGAACGCCAGTTCCTGGAGAAACTTCTCGAACGGCGCAAGGTGATCCTGAAACCCGAGCCGAAGTACATCAAGATCCTCGACCCGGAGTTCGGGAGGAGCATCGAGAGCACCATCAGCTCCTACACCCAGTCGCGCCTCACGTCGATCGTCGTGAACTTCGTCGATATGCTCGCGCACGGCCGATCGGATTCCTCGTTGCTCAAGGAGATCGCGCCGGATGAATCCGCGTACCGCTCGCTCACGAGGAGCTGGTTCGTGCATTCGTCGCTGTTCGGCATGCTCAAGACGCTCTCACGACACAAGAACGTGACCGTCATTCTGACCACCGACCATGGCAGTATCCGCAGCTTGCGCGGGTCGAAGGTGCTCGGCGACCGGGAGGCATCGACGAACCTCCGGTACAAGTATGGCCGGAACCTCAAGTGTGACGAAAAGGCGGCGATCTTCGTGAAGAACCCGCATGATTTCAAGTTGCCGAATCGCGGTGTGGCGGCGAACTATATCATCGCGAAAGAAGATTTCTATTTCGTGTATCCGACGGACTATCATAAATATTTGAATCAATACCGCGACAGCTTCCAGCATGGCGGCGTGTCGATGGAAGAGATGATCCTGCCCGTTATCCGCATGGAGCCGCGCGGGTGA
- the tsaE gene encoding tRNA (adenosine(37)-N6)-threonylcarbamoyltransferase complex ATPase subunit type 1 TsaE yields MTLAITRSVDETTAAGRAFADTLRPGDVVAMIGELGAGKTHFVTGVCAGLAAEGHIASPTFTLIHEYRAPGCTVIHADMYRIGSVREAFDLGLAEYFQPPYITLIEWADRILDLLPEEHYLVELRHRIDPGEREIAVRRSREGRP; encoded by the coding sequence GTGACCCTCGCGATCACACGTTCCGTGGATGAGACCACCGCCGCCGGGCGGGCCTTTGCGGACACGCTGCGTCCCGGGGATGTTGTGGCGATGATCGGAGAGCTGGGGGCGGGGAAGACGCATTTTGTCACCGGTGTGTGCGCCGGGCTGGCGGCAGAGGGGCATATCGCCAGTCCAACGTTCACCCTGATCCATGAATACCGTGCTCCGGGATGCACCGTGATCCATGCCGATATGTACCGGATCGGAAGCGTCCGGGAGGCGTTCGATCTCGGGCTTGCGGAGTATTTCCAGCCACCGTACATCACCCTGATCGAATGGGCCGACCGTATCCTTGACCTGCTCCCCGAGGAACACTATCTTGTAGAATTGCGCCACCGGATCGATCCGGGCGAACGGGAAATAGCGGTCCGGCGTTCCAGAGAGGGGCGCCCATGA
- the tsaB gene encoding tRNA (adenosine(37)-N6)-threonylcarbamoyltransferase complex dimerization subunit type 1 TsaB, which produces MILLAIETATTVCGVALLRDGAVIADQWIDERSAHAEKLFGLTDSVLRGAGVDPRDLDALAVSIGPGSFTGLRIGLSAAKGFHLALGKPVIAVPTLRALAHRCVPALAEEGGHILAVLDARRDEAYCQTFSVANGTMTATGDADARTVAEIVRALPTGTILVTGDARQKIAAGLTGGRSVVLADDATARCSAGAVAQVGAAMLVRGEVADAGTLEPMYVKEVFLRSSH; this is translated from the coding sequence ATGATCCTGCTGGCCATTGAAACGGCGACGACCGTGTGCGGCGTGGCTCTCTTGCGCGATGGCGCCGTCATTGCAGACCAATGGATCGATGAGCGGTCCGCGCACGCCGAGAAGCTCTTCGGGCTGACCGACAGCGTTCTCCGCGGTGCAGGCGTGGACCCCCGCGACCTCGACGCTCTGGCGGTTTCGATCGGGCCGGGGTCATTCACGGGCCTCCGGATCGGGCTGAGCGCGGCGAAGGGATTCCACCTCGCACTCGGGAAGCCGGTGATCGCGGTGCCGACGCTCCGGGCGCTGGCGCACCGATGCGTCCCCGCACTTGCAGAGGAGGGTGGCCACATCCTCGCAGTCCTCGATGCGCGGCGCGACGAAGCGTATTGCCAGACATTCAGCGTTGCCAACGGCACGATGACCGCTACCGGCGATGCGGATGCACGGACGGTCGCCGAGATCGTCCGTGCGCTGCCGACGGGGACGATCCTTGTGACCGGCGATGCACGGCAGAAGATCGCGGCGGGGCTCACCGGAGGCCGGAGCGTTGTGCTTGCCGATGATGCGACGGCGCGGTGTTCCGCTGGTGCGGTCGCACAGGTGGGAGCTGCCATGTTGGTCCGGGGCGAGGTCGCCGACGCCGGCACCCTGGAACCGATGTATGTGAAAGAGGTCTTCCTGCGTTCTTCTCATTAA
- a CDS encoding acetyl-CoA carboxylase carboxyltransferase subunit beta translates to MSWFRRSKENIAAETQKKEIPDGLWTKCDACGEIIHKKELQKNFFTCSKCNAHFRVGSEEYINVLLDEDSFKESDKKMRSGDPLKFVDTKKYRDRTNDAIKKTRLYDALRWGTGTIKDMPVVLAVMDFSFIGGSMGSVVGEKIARAVDRAWKTKTPLIIVSSSGGARMMEGALSLMQMAKTSAKLTRLADVKKPYISILTDPTTGGVTASFAMLGDVIIGEPNALIGFAGPRVIKQTIGKDLPPGFQRSEFLLEHGFLDLVVHRREMRDTVHSILVHLA, encoded by the coding sequence ATGTCCTGGTTCCGACGCTCCAAGGAAAACATCGCTGCCGAAACCCAGAAGAAAGAGATCCCTGACGGCCTCTGGACGAAGTGCGATGCATGCGGGGAGATCATCCATAAGAAGGAACTGCAGAAGAACTTCTTTACCTGCAGCAAATGTAACGCCCACTTCCGTGTGGGCAGCGAGGAATACATCAACGTGCTCCTGGATGAGGATTCGTTCAAGGAGAGCGACAAGAAGATGCGTTCCGGCGACCCGTTGAAGTTCGTCGATACGAAGAAGTACCGCGACCGTACGAATGACGCGATCAAGAAGACGCGGCTGTATGATGCGCTCCGGTGGGGGACGGGGACGATCAAGGATATGCCGGTCGTGCTGGCGGTGATGGACTTCTCGTTCATCGGAGGCAGTATGGGATCCGTGGTCGGCGAGAAGATCGCCCGTGCCGTGGACAGAGCCTGGAAGACGAAGACCCCGCTCATCATCGTCTCGTCAAGCGGCGGCGCGCGCATGATGGAAGGAGCCCTGTCGCTGATGCAGATGGCGAAGACCAGCGCCAAACTTACGCGCCTTGCCGATGTGAAGAAGCCGTATATTTCGATCCTGACGGACCCGACCACCGGTGGTGTGACCGCCTCTTTTGCGATGCTCGGGGATGTGATCATCGGCGAACCGAATGCCCTCATCGGGTTTGCCGGACCCCGCGTGATCAAGCAGACCATCGGCAAGGACTTGCCGCCCGGATTCCAGCGGTCGGAATTCCTGCTCGAGCACGGATTCCTGGACCTGGTCGTGCATCGCCGTGAGATGCGCGATACGGTCCATTCGATCCTCGTGCACCTCGCATGA
- a CDS encoding pantoate--beta-alanine ligase has translation MILVTDPREMQRLSDDARRQGKEVAFVPTMGALHDGHCTLIRRAREHGDVVVTSVFVNPTQFGQGEDFTRYPRDLDRDGRLAAEAGTDILFAPSAEAMYPHGYATAVDVERVTAVLEGRARPGHFRGVATVVAKLANIVRPHVMLLGQKDAQQVVVIRRMLEDLNTGVKTVIVPTVREADGLAMSSRNAYLSPEQRAQAPVLSKALHAVASRVASGERNGDVLRGLMTSTIAAAPLATIDYVSVADAGTLEELPTLAGGQSVLVSMAVRFGATRLIDNISLTV, from the coding sequence ATGATCCTCGTCACCGATCCCCGGGAGATGCAGCGCCTCTCGGATGATGCCCGCCGGCAGGGAAAGGAAGTGGCGTTCGTCCCCACGATGGGTGCTCTCCATGATGGGCATTGCACGCTCATCCGCCGCGCCCGCGAGCACGGCGATGTGGTCGTGACCTCGGTGTTCGTGAATCCCACGCAGTTCGGGCAGGGGGAGGATTTTACGCGGTATCCGCGCGACCTGGATCGTGATGGACGGCTGGCGGCGGAGGCAGGTACCGATATCCTCTTTGCGCCATCCGCCGAAGCGATGTATCCACACGGATACGCCACCGCCGTGGATGTCGAACGTGTGACCGCAGTGCTCGAAGGGCGCGCCCGGCCCGGGCATTTCCGGGGGGTCGCCACCGTGGTCGCAAAGCTTGCCAATATCGTCCGGCCTCATGTGATGCTCCTGGGACAGAAAGACGCCCAGCAGGTCGTCGTCATTCGCAGGATGCTGGAGGATTTGAACACCGGCGTGAAGACCGTCATTGTCCCGACCGTCCGCGAGGCGGACGGGCTCGCCATGAGTTCGCGGAATGCCTACCTGTCACCTGAACAACGGGCGCAGGCCCCGGTCCTGTCGAAGGCCCTCCACGCGGTCGCGAGCCGCGTGGCCTCGGGCGAGAGGAACGGCGATGTGCTGCGGGGGCTCATGACATCCACGATCGCCGCGGCACCGCTTGCGACCATCGACTATGTCTCCGTGGCGGATGCCGGCACGCTGGAAGAGCTCCCCACGCTGGCTGGCGGCCAGTCCGTGCTCGTTTCCATGGCGGTCCGGTTCGGCGCCACACGTCTCATCGATAACATCTCTCTCACTGTATAG
- a CDS encoding NTP transferase domain-containing protein, which translates to MARPLAVVIMAAGKGTRMNNPGMAKVMYTIADKPMVEHVVDLAYALHAERVVAIVGWQKDSVIDHLGGTGKRVDCVEQSPQLGTGHAVMQAEKPLQGFTGDVLVLSGDVPLLTMKTVQRLLDHHRSSPAAATVLTAVLADATGYGRILRANGTGDVTGIVEHKDATEEQRAIREINSGIYVFDSAHLFEGLKHITPNNVQKEYYLTDVFQYLWSKKLPVRAIAADDPIEIQGINTVQQLEDARGVYAQRHG; encoded by the coding sequence ATGGCACGTCCACTGGCAGTTGTGATCATGGCAGCCGGGAAGGGGACCCGCATGAACAACCCCGGTATGGCCAAAGTGATGTACACCATCGCCGACAAGCCGATGGTTGAACACGTTGTGGACCTCGCGTATGCACTTCACGCGGAGCGCGTCGTCGCGATCGTCGGCTGGCAGAAGGACTCGGTGATCGACCATCTGGGGGGGACCGGGAAGAGGGTGGATTGCGTGGAACAGAGCCCCCAGCTCGGGACCGGGCATGCGGTGATGCAGGCCGAGAAGCCGCTGCAGGGGTTCACCGGCGATGTGCTCGTTCTCTCGGGTGATGTTCCGCTGCTCACGATGAAGACCGTGCAGCGGCTTCTGGACCACCACCGGTCCTCGCCCGCGGCCGCGACCGTGCTGACGGCAGTGTTGGCGGATGCCACCGGGTACGGGCGCATCCTCCGCGCGAACGGCACCGGCGATGTGACGGGCATCGTGGAGCACAAGGACGCGACCGAGGAACAGCGTGCGATCCGCGAGATCAATTCCGGCATCTACGTGTTCGATAGCGCCCATCTGTTCGAGGGGCTCAAACATATCACCCCGAACAACGTACAAAAGGAGTATTACCTGACGGATGTGTTCCAGTATCTCTGGAGCAAGAAGCTGCCGGTACGGGCGATCGCGGCCGACGATCCCATCGAGATCCAGGGGATCAACACGGTGCAGCAGTTGGAGGATGCACGCGGGGTCTATGCGCAGCGGCATGGTTGA
- a CDS encoding LytR C-terminal domain-containing protein yields MNERIPPAPLHTLLSRLKRPSSGLWLNIAIGILGVVVLYLSYALIVRMFFAPQVDTLREGDARGRVIQIDVLNGCGVARAGTAMTSYLRSRGYDVVEIRNYHRFDVKRSLVIERTGQMKNAEKVARALGIDRAQIIQQLNPDYYVDVSVVVGQDHASLKHAQ; encoded by the coding sequence ATGAACGAACGCATACCACCCGCTCCACTCCATACACTCCTGTCGCGGCTCAAGAGACCGTCCTCCGGTCTCTGGCTCAACATCGCTATCGGTATCCTCGGTGTCGTCGTCCTCTACCTGAGCTATGCCCTGATCGTGCGCATGTTCTTCGCCCCACAGGTCGACACCCTCCGCGAGGGCGATGCGCGCGGACGTGTCATTCAGATCGATGTCCTGAACGGATGTGGCGTGGCACGTGCGGGCACGGCCATGACCTCGTATCTGCGGTCGCGCGGCTATGATGTCGTGGAGATACGGAACTACCACCGTTTCGATGTCAAACGGTCTCTGGTCATCGAACGCACCGGGCAGATGAAGAATGCCGAAAAAGTGGCGCGCGCTCTGGGCATCGACAGGGCGCAGATCATTCAGCAATTGAATCCCGATTATTACGTCGACGTTTCCGTCGTGGTGGGGCAGGATCACGCCTCACTGAAGCATGCACAATAG
- the rsfS gene encoding ribosome silencing factor, with amino-acid sequence MKPAILAKHIAELALTKKAQDVVLMNLRGLSTVTDFFVICSAESDTQVRAIAAAVEDGLKLEGERPYQVERGSPNWVVVDYVDVVLHVFHKSTRPFYNLEKLWGDAVITHIQDTPPAPVKKPAAGKKPATAKKPAPAKRSASEKKPAAKKKAAPKKKAATTPAKPRSPRRKVAS; translated from the coding sequence GTGAAACCCGCAATCCTTGCGAAGCACATTGCCGAACTGGCGCTCACGAAGAAGGCGCAGGATGTCGTGCTGATGAATCTGAGGGGGCTCAGTACCGTGACGGACTTCTTCGTGATCTGCTCCGCTGAGTCCGACACGCAGGTCCGTGCGATCGCTGCGGCGGTGGAAGACGGGCTCAAGCTCGAGGGCGAACGGCCGTATCAGGTGGAACGGGGAAGTCCGAACTGGGTCGTGGTCGACTACGTCGACGTCGTGTTGCACGTGTTTCACAAGAGCACACGTCCATTCTACAACCTTGAAAAACTCTGGGGCGATGCGGTGATCACGCACATCCAGGACACGCCTCCCGCACCGGTGAAGAAGCCTGCCGCGGGAAAGAAGCCTGCCACGGCAAAGAAGCCTGCGCCGGCAAAGAGATCTGCATCGGAGAAGAAACCCGCCGCGAAGAAAAAGGCAGCGCCGAAAAAGAAGGCTGCCACCACTCCGGCGAAACCCCGTAGCCCGCGGAGAAAAGTCGCATCATGA